The following are encoded in a window of Ferribacterium limneticum genomic DNA:
- a CDS encoding TIR domain-containing protein, producing MADIFISYSREDEARIMPLVSAFEAQGWSVFWDRRIPTGETWRTYIGSALRDARCIVVVWSKDSVESQWVAEEADDGRVRKILLPVMLDPVQPPRGFREIQAADISDWPGDAHSRSFAALLADLHRMLGTKPAAVPEAPPPQPAVVREHPGETPLVGHPGRRTAWLALPVLLGLGAAAYFLAGGTDDKVVDPPPVQVRPDTPRNTVNPAGAWFVVAGSFSRAEQRAAERQRIQLDRAGFNAAIIDSSDYPLLTQNLWVVGMGPFASKERANAVLARLQASVPDAYVKKGR from the coding sequence ATGGCAGACATCTTCATCAGTTATTCGCGCGAGGACGAGGCCAGGATCATGCCGCTGGTCTCGGCATTCGAGGCGCAAGGTTGGTCGGTATTCTGGGACCGGCGTATCCCGACCGGCGAGACATGGCGCACCTACATCGGTTCGGCCTTGCGGGATGCACGCTGCATCGTCGTCGTCTGGTCGAAGGACTCCGTCGAGTCGCAATGGGTGGCCGAGGAGGCTGACGACGGCAGGGTGCGCAAGATTCTGCTGCCGGTGATGCTTGATCCGGTTCAGCCACCCCGCGGGTTCCGCGAAATCCAGGCGGCAGATATCTCGGACTGGCCGGGAGACGCTCATTCCAGGAGCTTTGCCGCATTGCTTGCCGATCTCCACAGGATGCTTGGCACAAAGCCGGCAGCCGTCCCGGAGGCGCCGCCACCTCAGCCTGCAGTAGTTCGCGAGCATCCAGGCGAAACGCCCTTGGTCGGGCATCCTGGCCGGCGCACTGCCTGGCTGGCCCTGCCGGTTCTGCTTGGTCTCGGAGCCGCCGCTTACTTCCTGGCCGGCGGGACGGATGACAAGGTGGTCGACCCGCCGCCGGTGCAGGTGCGGCCAGATACTCCGCGGAATACGGTCAATCCGGCCGGGGCGTGGTTTGTCGTGGCCGGATCATTCAGTCGTGCCGAGCAGCGAGCTGCGGAGCGGCAACGTATTCAACTGGACCGTGCCGGGTTCAACGCGGCAATTATCGATTCCAGCGATTATCCCTTGCTGACGCAGAACCTTTGGGTGGTTGGCATGGGGCCGTTCGCATCGAAGGAGCGCGCCAACGCAGTGCTTGCCAGACTTCAGGCCAGCGTGCCCGATGCCTATGTCAAGAAGGGGCGCTAG
- a CDS encoding sensor histidine kinase, with product MTAETRIQFRDFGITDRHLLAALEGAGLGVWVHEPASGRILWSEYLCRLLGYSIAEAPITLAAWIALVHPADQQALETMIAAATAADAGCAELEFQIRHNSGSWSRVCLRLCKVETESSGNALVAIGTIARVDTRPASSFGAHADEAGGAVIAHTSNTEQMLVEQALRSQLQLTSEIIDSAPGIFYLLDDAGHILRWNKNLETVTGYDGDAISRMGPLAFFEPGIQPQVSKAIEEAFIKGENFLDVPLLTRDGRRIPHYFTGRSIELDGKLCVIGFGVDIAEQKQSAVELEQHRNHLQNLVEERTRLLQHSEARMRSILQASPLAIGVVVERQLREVNEAMTSITGYSAEELNGKSARLLYPSDAEFIRVGNEKYAQIRSSGRGVIETVWRQKTGALRHILLASALIDPGNPALGSSFTAFDITERKLVEQALEANERFLRTFTDALPSMVSHWDKNLHCCFANRAYLEWFGKTPEQMQGKSIREVLGEKLFLFQQPDIEAAIGGEHRRFERTLKKHSGEIGHLLVEYIPERAGQEITGFYAVITDVTMVKRAEAKLADSQQALRQLLIRQDQIRENERNHIARELHDELGQLLTGMHFMVSALQLTSNVTTGQTNQIALELEGYLDETQAVLRRITRDLHPAQLEHGLLPALEVLATDFNGRSGVACRLTLIGPDPQLNGTYATSIFRIVQESLTNVARHAHARSASVQIESTAGYLNLKITDDGQGFDWASPGSNGQSFGLIGMQERTALLGATLNIISAPGKGTVIAVDIPIKRETST from the coding sequence TTGACTGCTGAAACCCGGATCCAATTTCGTGATTTCGGTATCACCGACCGGCATCTTTTGGCTGCGCTCGAAGGTGCCGGTCTTGGTGTCTGGGTTCATGAGCCGGCCTCCGGCCGCATTCTCTGGAGCGAATATCTCTGTCGTCTGCTCGGCTACTCAATCGCCGAAGCCCCGATCACCCTTGCTGCGTGGATAGCGCTCGTCCACCCTGCCGACCAGCAGGCCCTAGAAACCATGATCGCTGCCGCTACAGCAGCAGATGCCGGCTGCGCCGAGCTTGAGTTCCAGATTCGTCACAATAGCGGATCATGGTCTAGAGTCTGTTTGCGTCTTTGCAAGGTGGAGACTGAGAGCAGCGGAAACGCCTTGGTTGCCATCGGCACCATCGCCAGAGTCGACACCCGCCCCGCCTCTTCTTTCGGGGCGCACGCCGACGAGGCTGGCGGCGCAGTTATCGCGCACACCTCGAACACCGAACAGATGCTGGTCGAGCAGGCCTTGAGAAGTCAGCTGCAGTTGACCAGCGAGATTATCGACTCGGCTCCCGGTATCTTCTACCTGCTCGACGATGCCGGCCATATTCTGCGCTGGAACAAGAATCTGGAGACAGTTACCGGCTACGACGGCGACGCCATTTCCAGGATGGGGCCACTGGCGTTTTTTGAGCCGGGTATCCAGCCACAGGTCAGCAAGGCAATCGAAGAAGCATTCATCAAGGGAGAAAACTTCCTTGATGTCCCCCTTCTGACGCGGGACGGCAGGCGTATTCCGCACTACTTCACCGGGCGAAGCATCGAGCTTGATGGCAAGCTATGCGTCATCGGCTTTGGTGTCGATATTGCTGAACAAAAGCAGAGTGCTGTCGAACTTGAGCAGCACCGCAATCACCTGCAGAATCTGGTTGAGGAGCGAACCCGGCTGCTACAGCACAGCGAAGCCCGCATGCGCTCGATACTCCAGGCCTCCCCTCTGGCTATCGGTGTTGTCGTCGAGCGCCAGTTACGTGAAGTCAATGAGGCGATGACCAGTATCACCGGTTACTCAGCCGAGGAATTGAACGGCAAATCGGCTCGCCTCCTCTATCCCTCGGATGCTGAGTTCATTCGTGTCGGAAACGAAAAGTACGCACAAATCAGATCGTCTGGACGGGGTGTCATCGAAACGGTTTGGCGCCAGAAAACAGGGGCCTTGCGGCATATTTTATTGGCCTCGGCCCTGATTGATCCCGGGAATCCAGCGCTGGGCAGCAGCTTTACCGCTTTTGATATCACCGAACGTAAACTTGTCGAGCAAGCACTGGAAGCTAACGAGCGGTTTTTACGCACCTTCACAGATGCGTTACCCAGCATGGTGAGTCATTGGGACAAAAACCTGCATTGCTGTTTTGCCAACCGGGCCTATCTCGAATGGTTCGGCAAGACGCCTGAGCAAATGCAGGGCAAGTCGATCAGGGAGGTGCTCGGTGAAAAGCTGTTCCTGTTCCAACAACCGGATATTGAAGCGGCGATCGGGGGAGAACATCGGCGCTTTGAGCGCACTCTGAAAAAGCACTCCGGTGAAATTGGCCATCTTCTTGTCGAGTACATTCCGGAGCGTGCCGGCCAGGAGATTACTGGCTTCTACGCCGTGATTACCGATGTCACCATGGTCAAGCGCGCAGAGGCCAAGCTGGCGGATTCGCAGCAAGCACTGCGGCAACTGCTGATTCGGCAGGACCAGATTCGGGAGAATGAACGAAACCATATCGCCCGCGAGCTGCATGATGAATTGGGCCAATTGCTGACTGGCATGCATTTCATGGTTTCTGCCCTGCAACTCACCTCAAACGTGACGACTGGCCAGACCAACCAGATCGCTCTCGAACTGGAGGGCTATCTCGATGAGACCCAGGCTGTGTTGCGGCGGATTACGCGTGATCTGCATCCGGCTCAACTGGAACATGGCCTGCTCCCGGCCCTTGAAGTGCTGGCTACGGATTTCAATGGTCGTAGCGGTGTTGCCTGCCGCCTGACCTTGATCGGCCCGGATCCGCAACTGAATGGAACCTATGCAACTTCAATTTTTCGCATCGTCCAGGAGTCACTTACCAATGTCGCCCGCCATGCCCATGCGCGATCAGCCTCAGTGCAAATCGAGTCGACAGCCGGGTATCTGAACCTCAAAATAACAGACGATGGTCAGGGCTTTGACTGGGCATCACCGGGCTCCAACGGCCAATCCTTTGGCCTGATCGGCATGCAGGAACGTACCGCCCTGCTGGGGGCCACACTGAATATCATCTCGGCACCCGGCAAGGGAACCGTCATCGCAGTCGATATACCGATAAAGCGGGAAACATCAACGTGA
- a CDS encoding PAS domain S-box protein, protein MPTHWRFKLMVARSRVAIAFSRYLRYLPLAVAAIALLTFGMHDQPAESAVTVGIIVLVSIGAQFWLRRNAAYQKALVSADASLRQGEELTHAIIESLGHAVVVIDADGTICHTNRAWQDFAAANGGDEATRNACGVNYLVACSRAVDSDSQAAAVRSGIEGVLDGSSPCFSLEYACHSPERERWFNMLVTPLADGNGAVISHIDISERKATEAAVERDREQQSVLRRLIETTVSGASMEETLQRCLDQLLAIPWLATRPQGGIHLAADDKVGLELSVSRNLPPGVLSRCHHLPLDRCLCGRAAASRKVVFSNHVDASHEITYKDIADHGHYCQPLLAADEMLGVLVLYLPAGSLRNSVAEKFLSAAAEIIAAFIKRKRTEETLAKLSLAVEQSSNAILITNTAAEIEFVNEAFCKTTGYRPEEVKGRNPSLLNSGQTPPETFAILWQTLKAGKSWRGEVINRCKDGSIFTAYQTISPLRQGDGNISHYVSHFEDITERKRSSNELDLHRHHLEELVCQRTKELEKLNQALVAKENFIHTITDNVPAMVSYWDADLRCRFANAAYLVWFNKKPEEMLGISAQELLGDELSRKSEPFLQAALRGQRQEFERSSTKLDGTTAYNLVTYIPDIVAGQVQGIYLFASDITALKETQITLGIRSADLERAQAISHLGSWHLDVRLDKLSWSNETYRIFGIPPGTPMTLSGFVECVHPEDREPVMRAWQAAQDGRPYDIEHRIVTNGEVKWVRERAELLLDENGEVIAAHGVVQDINELKNAEHATLQALAEAKRLALAKSEFLANMSHEIRTPMNAVLGLAQTGVRDNVGRKAQVNFQRILDSGKHLLSVVNDILDYSKIESGKLTVEQVTFKLGETIDRVVDLTAERAFSKGLLFRVSEAPDLPLEVSGDTTRLNQVLLNLLSNAIKFTERGIVSLSVVRAGTDIIFRVSDSGIGMTEDQIERLFTPFEQADPSTTRRFGGTGLGLAISARLVEAMGGKVVVESRPGVGSSFELQLPIATLESPEAIIPRGYTRVRQVGLSNVECGWLKDDLEQYGITVESAEVSEAFFLPSPDLLLFSEEALEKHCITPPPGSLRPFVLTTPGKQSDQPCALSDHAFTIQRPLRLRHLLGEFQQGQSGHGDFSSVARLIGINILAADDNELNRIVLEEVLSNEGAQTTFVVNGREAVDQVKDHPRGFDLVLMDVQMPLMDGHEATRRIHQITPTLPVIGLTAHALGEERDKCLAAGMEGHITKPIDIDNLVTTILHQLGKKEAPISVDRSNQARANLEESSTTSINWPALAERFNHRQAFIQKLLVTVKQSLAETPAKLRDAVNREDFETLAFMTHTLKGTCGNIHADALYQLAKQADDSARHGRPEALTLAMQTADALEEMLRTLSDESLPSDLASLLKYN, encoded by the coding sequence ATGCCTACCCACTGGCGATTCAAACTTATGGTTGCCAGGTCACGGGTTGCCATTGCCTTTTCACGATACCTTCGCTATCTGCCACTGGCCGTTGCCGCCATTGCCTTGCTGACCTTTGGCATGCACGATCAGCCGGCTGAGAGTGCGGTGACTGTTGGCATAATTGTTCTGGTCAGCATTGGCGCCCAGTTCTGGCTACGGCGCAATGCGGCCTACCAGAAAGCCCTTGTTAGTGCGGATGCCTCGCTGCGCCAGGGCGAAGAGTTGACCCACGCCATCATCGAGTCGCTGGGCCATGCCGTTGTGGTGATTGATGCTGACGGCACTATCTGTCATACCAACCGCGCCTGGCAGGACTTTGCCGCAGCCAACGGTGGCGACGAGGCAACCCGGAATGCTTGTGGGGTCAATTATTTGGTGGCATGCAGCCGAGCAGTGGATTCGGACAGTCAGGCGGCTGCGGTGCGCAGTGGCATAGAAGGCGTTCTGGACGGCAGCAGCCCTTGCTTCTCACTTGAATATGCTTGCCATTCGCCAGAGCGGGAGCGCTGGTTCAACATGCTGGTAACTCCGCTGGCCGATGGCAACGGGGCGGTGATCAGTCATATCGATATTTCCGAGCGCAAAGCTACGGAGGCAGCGGTTGAACGAGACCGGGAACAACAATCTGTGCTGCGCCGCCTGATTGAAACCACCGTCTCGGGAGCCTCCATGGAAGAGACGCTGCAACGTTGCCTTGACCAATTGCTGGCCATACCCTGGCTCGCCACACGACCGCAGGGCGGCATTCATCTGGCCGCCGACGACAAGGTGGGGCTGGAGTTAAGTGTTTCTCGCAACCTGCCGCCAGGAGTGCTCTCCCGATGCCATCATCTGCCGCTTGATCGCTGTCTCTGTGGTCGAGCCGCCGCCAGCCGAAAAGTGGTTTTCTCCAACCACGTCGATGCCAGCCACGAGATTACCTACAAGGATATTGCCGATCACGGCCACTATTGCCAGCCGTTGCTGGCCGCAGACGAAATGCTGGGTGTCCTCGTTCTCTACCTTCCGGCTGGGAGCCTGCGTAACAGCGTCGCAGAAAAATTCCTCAGCGCGGCAGCCGAGATCATTGCTGCCTTCATCAAGCGCAAACGGACCGAAGAAACCCTCGCCAAACTGTCACTGGCGGTCGAACAGAGCTCGAATGCCATTCTTATTACCAACACGGCAGCAGAGATTGAGTTTGTTAACGAGGCCTTCTGCAAAACTACCGGTTATCGCCCGGAAGAGGTTAAAGGGCGTAACCCCAGCCTGCTCAACTCGGGACAAACTCCTCCGGAAACTTTCGCCATTCTTTGGCAAACGCTAAAGGCAGGAAAGTCATGGCGCGGCGAGGTGATCAACCGGTGTAAGGATGGCAGTATTTTTACGGCTTACCAGACTATTTCTCCGCTGCGGCAGGGGGACGGCAATATCAGCCATTACGTATCGCATTTTGAAGACATCACCGAACGCAAACGCAGTTCGAACGAACTGGATCTGCATCGCCACCATCTCGAAGAGCTCGTTTGCCAACGCACCAAAGAGCTGGAAAAACTCAATCAGGCACTGGTCGCCAAAGAGAATTTCATCCACACGATTACCGACAATGTGCCGGCTATGGTGAGTTACTGGGACGCCGATTTGCGTTGTCGTTTTGCCAATGCCGCGTACCTGGTCTGGTTCAACAAAAAACCGGAGGAAATGCTCGGTATCAGTGCGCAGGAATTGCTCGGTGATGAGCTGTCGCGAAAAAGTGAACCCTTCCTGCAGGCGGCATTGCGAGGGCAACGTCAGGAGTTTGAACGCTCATCAACCAAACTCGATGGTACGACTGCTTACAACCTGGTGACCTATATTCCGGACATTGTTGCCGGTCAGGTCCAAGGTATCTACCTGTTTGCCAGCGACATCACGGCGCTGAAAGAAACCCAGATCACCCTTGGTATCCGCAGCGCTGACCTGGAGCGGGCTCAGGCTATTTCCCATCTCGGCAGTTGGCATCTGGATGTCAGGCTGGACAAACTTTCCTGGTCAAATGAGACCTATCGTATTTTCGGCATTCCGCCTGGCACCCCCATGACGCTCTCCGGTTTTGTCGAATGCGTCCACCCTGAAGACAGAGAGCCCGTAATGAGGGCCTGGCAAGCCGCTCAGGATGGTCGGCCTTACGATATCGAACATCGCATCGTGACCAACGGTGAGGTCAAATGGGTCCGTGAACGGGCCGAACTGCTCCTGGATGAAAATGGAGAGGTGATCGCGGCTCATGGTGTCGTTCAGGATATCAACGAGCTCAAAAACGCAGAACACGCCACTCTGCAGGCGTTGGCCGAAGCCAAGCGTTTGGCGCTGGCCAAGAGCGAATTTCTCGCCAACATGAGCCATGAGATTCGGACACCGATGAATGCTGTGCTTGGCCTGGCGCAAACGGGTGTCCGCGATAACGTGGGACGCAAGGCGCAAGTCAATTTTCAGCGCATTCTCGATTCGGGCAAACATCTGCTCAGCGTGGTCAACGACATTCTCGATTATTCAAAGATCGAGTCGGGAAAACTGACCGTTGAGCAGGTCACTTTCAAGCTTGGCGAGACCATTGACCGAGTTGTCGATCTCACTGCCGAGCGCGCTTTCAGCAAGGGTTTGCTGTTCAGGGTGAGCGAGGCGCCCGATCTGCCGCTGGAGGTTTCAGGCGATACCACGCGTTTGAATCAGGTGCTGCTCAACCTTCTTTCGAATGCGATCAAGTTCACTGAGCGGGGCATTGTTAGTCTCTCCGTCGTGCGCGCTGGTACAGACATCATTTTTCGGGTGAGTGATAGCGGCATCGGTATGACCGAGGATCAGATCGAGCGCCTATTCACCCCCTTTGAGCAGGCCGACCCTTCAACCACGCGGCGCTTTGGTGGTACCGGGCTGGGCCTGGCAATCAGCGCCCGGCTGGTGGAAGCAATGGGCGGCAAGGTGGTTGTTGAAAGCCGGCCCGGGGTCGGCTCGTCGTTCGAATTGCAGCTACCGATTGCCACACTGGAAAGTCCCGAGGCCATCATACCCCGAGGTTACACAAGGGTTCGTCAGGTGGGGCTCAGCAACGTGGAGTGCGGCTGGCTGAAGGATGATCTGGAGCAGTATGGAATCACTGTTGAAAGTGCCGAAGTTTCCGAGGCGTTTTTCTTGCCGTCGCCGGATCTCCTGCTGTTCAGCGAGGAGGCTCTGGAAAAACACTGCATCACCCCGCCGCCGGGTTCTCTGCGGCCTTTCGTGCTGACCACGCCAGGGAAGCAGAGCGACCAGCCATGCGCGCTGAGTGACCATGCGTTTACTATCCAGCGGCCGTTGCGCCTGCGTCACCTGCTAGGTGAATTTCAGCAAGGCCAATCCGGGCATGGCGATTTCTCATCTGTGGCGCGCCTGATCGGGATCAACATCCTGGCCGCGGATGACAATGAACTGAATCGCATCGTCCTTGAGGAAGTTTTGAGTAACGAGGGGGCTCAGACTACGTTTGTGGTGAACGGCCGCGAAGCGGTCGATCAGGTAAAAGACCATCCGCGTGGATTCGACCTGGTGTTGATGGACGTTCAAATGCCGCTCATGGATGGTCATGAAGCCACGCGGCGCATCCATCAAATAACGCCGACGCTGCCGGTCATCGGCCTGACCGCCCATGCCCTTGGTGAAGAGCGTGACAAGTGTCTGGCTGCCGGTATGGAGGGGCACATCACCAAGCCGATCGATATCGACAATCTGGTCACTACGATTCTCCATCAACTCGGAAAAAAAGAGGCGCCCATCAGCGTCGATCGGAGCAATCAGGCACGAGCGAACCTCGAAGAAAGCAGCACTACTTCAATCAACTGGCCGGCGTTGGCCGAGCGCTTCAATCACCGCCAGGCTTTTATCCAGAAATTGCTGGTTACCGTCAAGCAATCGCTGGCCGAGACCCCCGCCAAGTTACGCGATGCCGTCAATCGGGAAGATTTCGAGACGCTGGCTTTCATGACGCATACCCTGAAAGGGACCTGCGGCAACATCCATGCCGATGCACTCTACCAATTGGCCAAGCAAGCGGACGATAGTGCCCGTCATGGTCGTCCGGAGGCATTGACTCTGGCTATGCAAACTGCCGACGCCCTTGAGGAAATGCTCCGTACGCTGAGCGACGAGAGCTTGCCGAGCGACCTCGCGTCGCTGCTGAAGTACAACTGA
- a CDS encoding DUF1924 domain-containing protein codes for MMRAIPAVALLLASLACHAETPQQIRQIYVAEATSQQAGFAPSAKRGDAFFRQRFAINDKMPACTSCHTDSPLNAGQHAVTGKAIKPLAVAANPDRLSDPAKVEKWFGRNCKEVVGRACTPAEKSDFVTYLSEVR; via the coding sequence ATGATGAGAGCCATCCCCGCCGTAGCGCTGCTGCTCGCCAGCCTGGCCTGCCACGCCGAGACGCCGCAGCAGATTCGTCAGATTTATGTCGCTGAAGCGACCAGCCAGCAAGCCGGTTTTGCACCATCGGCCAAACGCGGCGACGCCTTTTTCCGCCAGCGCTTTGCCATCAACGACAAGATGCCGGCCTGCACCAGCTGCCACACCGACAGCCCGCTCAATGCCGGCCAGCATGCTGTGACCGGCAAGGCCATCAAGCCACTGGCCGTCGCCGCCAACCCGGACCGCCTGAGTGACCCGGCCAAGGTCGAAAAGTGGTTTGGCCGCAATTGCAAGGAAGTCGTCGGCCGCGCCTGCACGCCGGCTGAAAAGTCCGATTTCGTCACTTACCTGAGCGAGGTGCGCTGA
- a CDS encoding cytochrome b/b6 domain-containing protein yields the protein MKNILVWDWPVRLGHWLMVGGFILAWLTSESETWRLVHAFSGSVVIAVALFRLPWGFIGSRYARFVDFVRSPGSVVDYLRSLIRLEPDHHTGHNPAGGWAIMLLLALGIATGLVGWAMYNELGGEWLEDLHEGLAATMLTVVFIHVAGVISGSLLHGENLVRAMITGHKQGSPEEAIPSARPLAAIFLLVWVAAASWWLAS from the coding sequence ATGAAAAACATTCTTGTCTGGGACTGGCCGGTTCGCCTCGGCCACTGGCTCATGGTTGGCGGCTTCATCCTCGCCTGGCTGACTTCGGAAAGCGAAACCTGGCGGCTGGTGCATGCCTTTTCCGGCTCGGTCGTCATTGCCGTCGCCCTGTTTCGCCTGCCCTGGGGCTTCATCGGCTCGCGCTATGCCCGCTTCGTCGATTTCGTCCGCAGCCCGGGTTCCGTCGTCGATTACCTGCGCAGCCTGATCAGGCTTGAACCGGACCACCATACCGGCCACAACCCGGCCGGTGGCTGGGCCATCATGCTGCTGCTCGCCCTCGGCATCGCCACCGGCCTCGTCGGCTGGGCGATGTACAACGAACTCGGCGGCGAATGGCTGGAAGACCTGCACGAAGGCCTGGCGGCGACCATGCTCACTGTCGTCTTCATCCACGTCGCCGGCGTTATCTCGGGTAGCCTGCTGCACGGGGAAAACCTGGTCCGCGCCATGATTACCGGCCACAAACAAGGTTCGCCGGAAGAAGCCATCCCGTCGGCCCGTCCGCTGGCTGCTATCTTCCTGCTGGTCTGGGTAGCTGCCGCCAGCTGGTGGCTGGCAAGCTGA
- a CDS encoding diheme cytochrome c: protein MKRIFLIALLGSAFPALADRLPMPANAPASFTSECSSCHIAYQPALLQANDWRKLMAGLSEHFGSDATVDRKTEQEITAFLERNAGSASRLGNAGNPPRITQTARFIRKHDEIPTKYWRDPRVKSKANCEACHPGGAKGSYSEHDISIRELRE from the coding sequence ATGAAACGAATTTTCCTGATAGCTCTGCTCGGCAGCGCCTTCCCGGCCCTGGCCGATCGCCTGCCGATGCCGGCCAACGCCCCGGCCAGTTTTACTTCCGAATGCAGCAGTTGCCACATCGCCTACCAGCCCGCCCTGCTCCAGGCCAATGACTGGCGCAAGCTGATGGCCGGCCTGAGCGAGCATTTCGGCAGCGATGCCACGGTCGACCGGAAAACCGAGCAGGAAATCACCGCCTTTCTCGAACGCAATGCCGGCAGCGCCAGTCGCCTGGGCAACGCCGGCAATCCGCCGCGCATCACCCAGACCGCCCGCTTCATCCGCAAGCATGACGAAATCCCGACCAAATACTGGCGCGATCCACGCGTCAAGTCGAAGGCCAACTGCGAAGCCTGTCACCCCGGCGGCGCCAAGGGCAGCTACAGCGAACACGACATTTCCATCCGCGAACTGCGCGAGTAA
- a CDS encoding response regulator has product MKKIRLWIADDHLIVRKGLGHIVGTCPEFVVAGESEDGAGTVLAVKKKNFDLLLLDLSMPDGGIDLISQLRSSQPMLPILVLTMHSEPHLAARAIQAGATGFVTKDAGAETLLVAIRNVAAGGRFMDPRLTNALLFERLDNSESLPETLSPRERSILEHLARGASIKEIAAQFGRSAKTVSVQKSRLMRKLRLENNVELFDYAKRHGFGHL; this is encoded by the coding sequence GTGAAGAAAATTCGCCTCTGGATTGCCGATGACCACCTGATTGTTCGCAAGGGGCTGGGGCATATCGTTGGGACCTGTCCGGAGTTTGTCGTCGCCGGAGAAAGCGAAGATGGTGCCGGCACTGTCCTTGCCGTCAAGAAAAAGAATTTTGACCTGCTCCTGCTCGATCTTTCCATGCCTGATGGCGGTATTGACTTGATCAGCCAGCTACGCAGCAGCCAGCCAATGCTTCCGATTCTGGTCCTTACCATGCACAGTGAGCCGCATCTTGCTGCCCGGGCGATCCAGGCCGGCGCCACCGGTTTTGTCACCAAGGATGCGGGTGCCGAGACGTTGCTGGTGGCGATTCGCAACGTCGCCGCGGGGGGGCGCTTCATGGATCCGCGACTCACCAATGCCTTGCTCTTTGAGCGCCTTGATAACAGCGAGTCTCTACCGGAAACGCTTTCGCCGCGAGAGCGATCAATTCTGGAGCATCTGGCGCGGGGCGCCAGCATCAAGGAAATCGCCGCGCAGTTCGGGCGCAGTGCGAAGACGGTCAGCGTTCAGAAAAGCCGCCTGATGCGCAAGCTCAGGCTGGAGAACAATGTTGAGTTGTTTGATTACGCCAAACGCCACGGTTTTGGTCATTTGTAA